The Roseofilum capinflatum BLCC-M114 DNA segment TTAGTAAATTGTAGCACATAGCTTACCCATGATTTTAAGCTTGCCGGTCCAGTAGTGGCTTGGCAAGCTTAATTTTGTGGGCAACGCGATCGCTGTAATTTATTCCATTAGTAAATTGTAGCACATAGCTTACCCATGATTTTAAGCTTGCCGGTCCAGTAGGGTGGGCAATGCCCACCTACAAAATAATCCCTATATGTTTCAGAAAATAAACAACAGGTACAGACCTTTAGGGCAGAGCCGAGATATTAAACAGAGCATCTAGATACACTCGTGCTGCCTTCCGATAGCTCGATTGATGACTCTCCGGAGTCTGACCATTTCCATTTTGCAGCAAAAATAGGGACAAGGCCGCAGAAAATACTCGCTCTTGATCCCAATCGGGATGATTTTCTAAATAGCATTGGATGGATTCGTGGAGGTCTTCAGGTATTTCTGCCAGAATACTCACGGTCGTAGTATGCATATGCAGCCCTCAAGGATTGGGTTTAGTGAATGTTGGCATAATGCCTCGTGGCTCTATTGTGTGCTAGGGATAGGCGGTATTGTCAATGTTGCGAATTATTAAAAAAGTCGATTATTTTTTGTTACATCAACGAAAGAATCATACTTTCAACCCATTTTTTGTTACATAACTTTATGATTTGACTCCAGTCCGTTGCCGTTCCCGTCAGGATCGAGAAATCCCCAAGGGAGACTTAATGATAGGGCTAGATGGGAGTTTAGTCAGGTTAAGGTTGTGTAAAATCCTGGAGAAATTGTGGAAAAGATCGGGGGAACTTGTGGAAACTCTGTGGACGTTCTGGGGAAA contains these protein-coding regions:
- a CDS encoding DUF2811 domain-containing protein, encoding MHTTTVSILAEIPEDLHESIQCYLENHPDWDQERVFSAALSLFLLQNGNGQTPESHQSSYRKAARVYLDALFNISALP